Proteins co-encoded in one Malus sylvestris chromosome 7, drMalSylv7.2, whole genome shotgun sequence genomic window:
- the LOC126630497 gene encoding uncharacterized protein LOC126630497: MAELTQGEVVYSPKTLQVWRALLNWLAFFSQIFLQILRALGHHSLLSSSSSSSASSAAFKSLPVEPPENDSPAASAVEIADTPDSDDPFEKLTVVLDLDETLVCAYETSGLPTVVRTQATEGGLKWFELECVSSDKECDGKPKVNYVTVFERPGLHDFLKQVSQFAELVLFTAGLEGYARPLVDRIDVDNLFSYRLYRPSTTSTEYREHVKDLSGLSKDMRRIVIVDNNPFSFLLQPLNGIPCIPFSAGQTHDKQLLDVLLPLLKQLSLQKDVRPALYERFHMPEWFQKQGIPSTAWK, translated from the exons ATGGCCGAGTTGACCCAGGGCGAGGTGGTCTACTCGCCCAAGACTCTTCAAGTCTGGCGAGCTCTGCTCAACTGGCTCGCCTTCTTCTCCCAGATCTTCCTCCAAATCCTCCGAGCTCTCGGTCACCACTccctcctttcttcttcctcctcctcttccgcTTCTTCCGCCGCCTTCAAATCCCTGCCCGTCGAGCCGCCGGAGAACGACTCCCCCGCCGCCTCCGCCGTTGAAATCGCCGACACCCCCGATTCCGACGACCCTTTTGAAAAGCTCACG GTAGTTCTGGACCTGGATGAAACCCTAGTGTGTGCATATGAAACATCCGGCTTGCCGACTGTAGTTCGAACTCAAGCAACTGAAGGTGGGTTGAAGTGGTTTGAGCTTGAATGCGTATCTTCGGACAAG GAATGTGATGGCAAACCGAAGGTCAATTATGTCACAGTCTTTGAGCGTCCGGGGTTGCATGACTTCCTAAAACAAGTTAGTCAGTTTGCAGAGCTTGTGTTATTCACTGCTGgtcttgaag GTTATGCTAGACCACTTGTTGACAGAATAGATGTGGATAATCTGTTCAGTTATCGACTTTATCGGCCTTCAACCACCAGCAC GGAATACCGGGAGCATGTGAAGGATCTATCTGGGCTATCAAAGGATATGAGGCGAATTGTTATTGTTGACAACAACCCCTTCAGTTTCTTGTTGCAACCTTTGAATGGAATTCCATGCATTCCATTTTCTGCCGGgcaaacacacgacaaacaG CTTTTGGATGTTCTTCTTCCACTCCTCAAGCAGCTCTCTCTGCAGAAAGATGTGAGGCCTGCCCTTTACGAAAGGTTTCACATGCCTGAATGGTTTCAAAAGCAGGGGATTCCTTCAACTGCGTGGAAATAG
- the LOC126629612 gene encoding uncharacterized protein LOC126629612, with the protein MADPADVSAVLEFLRKNGFPEAESALKEDMIEKGDLGSFDYEKFMFPMVPRLPPVRIPASFRRPEVQGGGECSESSSAVDDEFVSAGSSTSNKCSSEFTNPYGVRSTSPSGSQASSDRFSQFGTARDYHDFDMQNDLFWHDEKDDGDFMTPCFEGPDFFACPTEDKFIMTSDTDKGNEKMLDLNHKSEAFQPEISLDCLDKSCLTNVSPVDDTSKVYATNYKKNQLEEGFEEYCAECCYPSLKETDFSNYQLDVSGGILRVDVDSAPYDNISKSSNYSAKRSSKNEQDEKFKVSAGLDGKVAVKDFMQKGVEGYGVGVGEVNKGSHEPEVAADGDDAAPDEVLMYNDDEDYEVFDLRIIHRKNRTGFEESKDFPIVLKTVIASRYYITEYLGSAAFSKVVQAHDLHAGIDVCLKIIKNDKEFFDQSLDEIKLLKFVNKNDPADEHHVLRLYDYFYHQEHLFIVCELLRANLYEFQKFTQESGGEAYFTLRRLQLITRQCLEALDYLHRLGIIHCDLKPENILIKSYRRCEIKVIDLGSSCFRTDNLSLYVQSRSYRAPEVILGLPYDEKIDMWSLGCILAELCSGEVLFPNDGVVMILARMIGMLGPIDLDMLVKGQETDKYFTNELDLYHINEETSQLEYIIPEESSLENHLQVTDIGFIDFVKSLLEVNPERRPTAMEALEHPWLSYTYDASPF; encoded by the exons ATGGCGGACCCAGCCGACGTCTCGGCGGTGCTCGAGTTCCTGAGGAAAAACGGGTTTCCGGAGGCCGAATCGGCTCTCAAAGAGGATATGATTGAAAAGGGCGATCTGGGTTCATTCGATTACGAGAAATTCATGTTTCCGATGGTTCCTCGACTGCCGCCGGTCAGAATTCCAGCGAGCTTCCGTCGGCCGGAGGTTCAGGGCGGCGGAGAATGCTCGGAGTCGAGCTCGGCGGTGGACGACGAGTTTGTGAGCGCGGGATCTTCTACTTCTAACAAGTGCTCTTCAG AATTCACAAACCCGTATGGAGTTCGATCTACATCTCCAAGCGGTTCCCAAGCTTCATCCGATAGGTTCTCTCAGTTTGGCACGGCACGCGATTACCACGATTTCGATATGCAGAATGACCTGTTCTGGCATGATGAGAAAGATGATGGAGACTTCATGACTCCTTGCTTTGAAGGGCCGGACTTCTTCGCCTGTCCCACGGAGGATAAGTTCATCATGACTTCAGATACAGACAAAGGGAACGAGAAAATGCTGGATCTGAATCATAAATCCGAAGCATTTCAACCGGAAATAAGCCTCGATTGCCTGGACAAGAGTTGTCTTACCAATGTTTCTCCGGTGGATGATACAAGCAAGGTTTATGCGACGAATTACAAGAAAAATCAGCTGGAAGAAGGCTTTGAAGAATATTGCGCAGAATGCTGCTATCCAAGTTTGAAGGAAACCGATTTCAGCAATTACCAATTAGATGTTTCGGGGGGCATCCTCCGTGTGGATGTTGATTCTGCTCCATATGACAATATAAGCAAGAGTTCTAATTACTCTGCTAAAAGGAGTTCCAAAAATGAACAGGATGAAAAGTTTAAAGTGTCCGCTGGTTTAGACGGTAAGGTTGCAGTGAAAGATTTCATGCAAAAGGGAGTTGAAGGATATGGAGTTGGAGTCGGTGAAGTAAACAAAGGATCCCACGAGCCTGAGGTTGCTGCCGATGGAGATGATGCTGCTCCCGATGAGGTTTTGATGTACAATGATGATGAGGATTATGAAGTTTTCGACTTGAGAATCATACACAGGAAGAACAG GACCGGATTTGAAGAAAGCAAGGATTTCCCAATTGTGCTAAAGACTGTAATAGCAAGCAGGTACTATATAACGGAATACCTTGGTTCGGCAGCCTTCAGTAAGGTTGTACAGGCTCATGATCTTCACGCGGGAATCGATGTGTGCCTCAAAATCATAAAGAATGATAAAGAGTTTTTTGACCAGAGTCTGGATGAGATTAAACTTCTAAAGTTTGTCAACAAAAATGACCCTGCAGATGAACACCATGTATTGCGACTTTATGACTACTTCTACCATCAG GAGCATCTCTTCATCGTTTGTGAACTCCTTCGGGCAAACTTGTATGAATTTCAGAAGTTCACTCAAGAATCTGGTGGAGAAGCTTATTTCACATTAAGAAGGTTGCAG CTCATAACACGTCAGTGTTTAGAGGCATTGGACTACTTGCATCGCTTGGGAATTATTCACTGCGATCTAAAGCCTGAAAACATTCTTATAAAAAGTTACAGAAGATGTGAAATAAAGGTAATTGATCTTGGAAGCAGTTGCTTTCGCACGGACAACCTGTCTCTATATGTGCAATCTCGTTCTTATAGAGCTCCTGAAGTCATTCTTGGCCTCCCTTATGATGAGAAGATTGACATGTGGTCTCTGGGCTGTATATTGGCGGAGTTATGCTCCGGAGAA GTGCTCTTTCCAAATGACGGGGTTGTAATGATCCTTGCGCGTATGATTGGAATGCTTGGTCCTATTGATCTGGATATGTTAGTGAAAGGTCAGGAGACCGataagtacttcacaaacgagTTAGATCTTTACCACATAAATGAG GAAACAAGCCAACTGGAATACATAATCCCGGAGGAGTCGTCCTTGGAGAATCACCTGCAAGTAACCGACATTGGGTTCATCGACTTTGTCAAAAGCCTGCTTGAAGTCAATCCCGAGAGACGCCCAACCGCGATGGAAGCACTGGAGCACCCATGGCTTTCCTACACATACGATGCAAGTCCCTTCTAA